The genomic stretch CATTTTTAAAACTCCAATAATTATTTATTGAAAACAATTTATTGAAAACAATTTTATACCTCATAGGCATAGGGGTATAGGTATAGATAATAAATAAAAAAAATATATAGATAAATATGAGATTACTAAAGTCTTGAAAAGTATTCTATAGCTTTTGTAAAATCTTTAATCGTTTGTTCAGAATCTCCAGTTTCAATTCCCTCTTTAACACAATGATTAAGATGACCTTCAAGAACAATTTGTCCAACTTTGTGTAATGCAGATTTTGAAGCATTAATTTGCATTATAATATCTTCACAAGGAACATCTTCATCAATCATCCGATCAATAGCATTCAATTGCCCAATAATCTTTTTTAATCTTCGATGAAGGTTATCAGAATCCATACATTTTTTCATTTTTAATCACCAAATAATAATTATCTATATCAAAAATACTTCTTATAGAAATAATAATATTTATAACAATAATAATTATTAAGATTTATTAATTTAATTGTTAAATTACTAATTTAATTGTTAAATTACTTTTTTAATAAATCGGTTTTTATATTACACCTATATCAATT from Methanobrevibacter arboriphilus JCM 13429 = DSM 1125 encodes the following:
- a CDS encoding metal-sensing transcriptional repressor codes for the protein MKKCMDSDNLHRRLKKIIGQLNAIDRMIDEDVPCEDIIMQINASKSALHKVGQIVLEGHLNHCVKEGIETGDSEQTIKDFTKAIEYFSRL